The segment AATTAGTAGCAACTATCAATAACATCACAGTTACCCAAGTCAATGTCAAATCAGCTGAAAGTCAGATAAGGGATGTGGATTTTGCTAGTGAGAGTGCAAATTTCTCTAAATTCAATATCCTAGCTCAAAGTGGTAGCTACGCCATGAGCCAAGCCAACGCTGTCCAACAAAATATATTAAGATTGTTACAATAATTTAAATCTGTGCTTCGCACAGGTTTAAATTATTTTTATTTTTTACTTCGCACGGCAACAAGTCGCCGTTTGCGACAGGGAGTTACACTCCCTTGACCCACCTAAAGTTATCCATCCGACAAGCGGATTGAATTTAGGTTTTTATTTTTTACTTCGCAGACTAGCAAAGCTAGTCTTTGCGATAAAATTTTCGCAATAGCAAAATAACCTTAAATGGTTGTTTTGTGGCGAAAATTTGGAATGTGACCCATTCGCCCTTGACCCACCTAAAGCCCCACTTCGTGGGGCGCCCCAATTCTTTGCCCGAAATTTTTTAGAAATTTGAATTTTAAATTTATATTTCTTTTTTTGCGGATTTAAATTTTTGAAATATGAGAGAAATCTAAATTTTTCTTTTCTTTTTTAAGTGGGAAGGGGTACCCCATTTATGGGGACTTTAGCGTTTGCTACTTTAGCACGGACTTTGTTCGTGCGTTAAAAGTAGGTAAAAATAAAAAGCGCTTTTTTGGCAGATGAGTAGCGTAACAGCAAAAACGATGTAAATCATCGTTTGCGACGCTACGAAGGATAGCAACACCTTAGCTTCGCTTTTAACAACCCCTAACCCCCTGTAAAAGCCTTCTATTTTTTAACTTCGCTAGAGCTAAAGATAATCTTTGTGGCAAAATTTTCGCAATTGTTAAATAAGTTTGATTTGCAGTAGAAGTTTGGTTTTGGTAATTTTATGGTAAAATAAATTTATCTTAATCTGCGTTAAAACTCTATGCTCTCGGCAATTGGGATAGTGTCTTTGGTGAGATTTTTCTTGCTGCGATTGTAGCTTTTGATTATTGGTTCGGTTGTGATTTCATATCCCTTAATCAAAATAGCAAAATAACCAAATTTAGCCCCATCTAATCTAGCATAGACAAGGTCGCCTACATTACACGCTGTGGAGCTAAAACCTTGGGCTTGTGATAATTTGCCATTGCTAGTATCGACAGATTCTATAGTGTATATATAGCCGTTAGAAACCTTGCTAATTGAGGTTATGGTGCCTTTGATATAGCTGTTTTTGGTGGATTTGACTTCGGTTTTGGTAGTTGTGCATCCAACTACCAAAAACACAAAAAACGCCAAAAATATACTACGCAGTAACATTAATAGCATTACCGCTAAGCTCCATAAGGGCTTGATTAATCCTATCTAGAGTTTTATTCATTGTTTGTTGTGAGATATCTGGCAAGGCCTGACCCCACATAGCTTCAGCTTGAGCGAAGCCATTTTTGACCCCTTCTAAACCGCTTCTTAGCTTCTGGGCATCGCCACCGGCTCCATTTATGACAAAGTCGGCTATACGATTTGCGGTATTATTTATTCCAAAATATCCATTATCGCTTATTAGGCTGCTTGCCTCTTGTGAAGTTAAATCACCGATTGGCTTGCCGCTATAGCCTGTGATACCGATATTTTGATTTAATAGATCTTTTAGGCCTTGAGTAAAGCTATTTGCGGTGTTATTTTGATTATTTAAACTAAGGCTAGTAAGGCCAATTTGCATATTAAAATTGCCATTAGAATAGTCAAAGCTTTGTTGCATAAACTGCATATAATACCCGCTTGTTAGCTCTTTTGCGTTAATATTGCTAGTTGATTCTTTAATTTTATCAATATTAGATTTAGAATTTGGATTGATATTTAAAAAATCTAAGCTATTTGTGCTATTTACTTGCATCTTTTCTCCTTTTAAATTTATAATAAAATCGGATATTTAGAAAAATATTTTAACCTTAAAAATTATTAAAACTAATTTGACTAAGAACATAGCCAAATTCATATTATTGTCTTATTTTTTCATACTTAGATAGCTATTTAATGCGCTTACATAGGCTTTGGCGCTTGCCATCATCGTATCTATATCAAGGCCATGTCCGATAAATGGAGGCTCATCAGAGCCAAATGCTACTTTAACTGTAACTTTCGCAAGAGCATCTTTGCCTTGAGATACGGCTGAAACCTTATAATCTTTTAACTCACCAGCGACTTTGCTTATCCTATCAATTACTTTAAATATCGCATCAGCCGTGCCATTGCCAAGAGCTGCTTCACTGATAATCTCATCATTAAATTTAATACTAATAGCAGCGTTTGAGTGGCCTAGATTACAAGTGTTGGCGCTTAATTTTTCGATAGTATAAATTTCAGGAATTTTGATGATTTCACTACTAACTAACGCTCTAATATCATCATCGAAAATCTCTTTTTTCTTATCGCAAAGCAATTTAAAATTATTAAATGCTTCATTGATCTCTTCATCATTTAGATCAAATCCTAAATTTATAAGCTTATCTTTAAAGGCGTGGCGACCACTGTGTTTGCCTAAAACTAAGGCATTTTTCTTCGCACCGATATCTTCGGCTTTGATTATTTCGTAAGTTTGGGCGCATTTTAACATACCATCTTGATGAATTCCGCTCTCATGAGCAAAAGCATTTTTGCCTACGATGGCTTTATTTGGTTGTGGTTCAATACCTGTGATAGTGGCTACTAAGCGACTAGTAGGGTAAATTTCTTTAGTTACGATATCTGTGTATAAGCCATCAAACTCATCAGACCTAGTCTTTAAGGTCATCACGATCTCTTCAAGTGCGGCGTTACCGGCTCTTTCGCCTAATCCATTTATGGTACATTCCACCTGTCTAGCACCGGCTTTGATACTTGCTAAAGTGTTTGCCACGGCCAAGCCAAGGTCATTGTGATTATGGACTGAGATAATGGCTCTATCGCCCATATATTCGCTCATAACTCTAACCATATCGGCAATCTCATAAGGCAATCTAAATCCCACCGTATCAGGCAAATTCAAAGTTCTAGCACCTGCGCTCACTACTGCATCGCAAATCTCTTTTAAAAATGAAATATCACTTCTACCAGCATCTTCGCAACTAAACTCAACATCATCTACGAGAGTTTTAGCATATTGAACCGCTTCTATAGCTCTTTTAATCACCTCATCTGGCTTCATTTTAAGCTTGTGTTCCATATGGATAGGGCTTGTGGCTATGAAGGTATGAATTCTCTTATTTTTAGCCGGAGCAATAGCATCAGCTGCTGCCTTAATATCACGCTCCAAAGCTCTAGCAAGACTAGCTACTTTGATAGAATTTACCTGTTTGGCAATTTGATTAATAGCATCAAAATCACCAGGACTAGCAGCCGCAAAACCAGCCTCCATCACATCTACACCAAGTCTCTCTAACTGAAGTGCGATCTGAATTTTCTCTTCAGTATTCATTGAAGCACCGGGGCTTTGCTCACCATCTCTTAAAGTAGTATCAAAAACTATAATTTTATTTTTATCCATTTTATTATCCTTAAATTTATTATATTTTTATATTTTACGCACAAAATTTGAATTAAAAAGAGCTACAGAGCAGATTAAGGAGAGAGAGCTTATAGATGAATATATAAATTTTTTTACTATTTGCTACCATTTTTGTTCCTTTATCTTGATATTCTTGGCGAAAAATCTCGCCCAAATCGCACGAATTATACCATATATAGTATAAACAGAAATCAAAGCAGTGGCTGATTCTAATGGATATAGATATAAAAGTGAAAATATGATCACCAATATAACAAGTGCTTTTATATATTTTGAGCGACCAAAATCCACCTTTTTAAAGCTCGGATATCTTACATTAGAAACCATCAATATCGAAAGTAGCCCCATTAATACTAAAAATACCCACTCATAGCCCTTTATAAACTCATATTTATTATAAATTCCAATCCAAAATCCTGCCACAATAGCAGCCGTAGGAATCGGTAATCCAATAAACATATTTGGCTCATTCTCATTAGTTGTGACATTAAATCTAGCCAATCTAATCGCCCCAAATACCACAAACATAGCCGTAATCAGTGAGCCAAATCTACCAAATTCACTGCCAATGCTAAAATAAAATAGCATAGCAGGTGCCACGCCAAATGCCACTAAATCAGCCAAACTATCAAACTCAACACCAAATTTAGAAGTAGTTTTAGTAAGTCGTGCCACCCTACCATCTAAGCCATCTAATACAAGCGAGACAACAAGATAAAATATCGCCTTGCCAAACTCACCATTTGAACTAGCTAAAATACTAATAATACCAGTAAATGCGCTACCTGCGGTAAATAAATTTGGGAGTATATATATCAATTTATTATTATTCATCTATATAACCTATAACGCTACAAGCTTTGATTTTATCACCTTTACTAAAAGCGATTCTAGTATTTAAAGGCATTAAAATAGCAACCTTGCCATCTTTTAAAAATCCGATTCTACGGCCTGATTTAACATATTTTAAATTCTCTAAATAAATTTTAGAAGTTAGCGCTGATGTGCTAATGCGAATTATAAAATCTTGATTTTTTGATATTATGGTTGCTCTATTGCTTAGTAAATTTAAATTTGGGTCGCTGCTATGGATATTAAGGCCATTACGCCTTTTAATCACAGAAATATCCATATCGCATATAGAACGCAACACACCAGAATCAAATATTCTATTGCGGATTAGAATTTGAGTATAGGCACGGCCATTATAATTGGATTTTTTAATATCTTCTACAATCCCATCTATCGGTGATAAAATAGCCTTAGGATCTTCACTTTGTGGAAGTTTTTCTGGATTTTTATATATCCACAACGAGATAAGAAACAAAAGGCCAAAAATTAAAGGCCAAAAATTAAAAATCCAAGATAACACAAAAAGTACAAAAGCGATAAAAACGCACTTATAGCCGTATTTGCTTATAATTCCTAGATTATCCATCTATTTTAATTCTCTTTTGCCTTTGCGATATCTGAATTATCATCTTCGATGTCAACTAAACGAGTAGGTAAGCCATTTGCCTCTTCAAATTCTTTGATAATAGCCCTTACCTTGCTACCTTCTATGGTCTCTTCTTCATATAAAGACTCCACCATCTTCTCTATAGCACCACGATATAACTCAAGAGTATTTACAACCGCATTATATCTCTCATTTAAGAAGTTTTTAACAAATTCATCTAATTTTTGTGCCATATCATCGCTATAATCTTTTAATGACTGACCGCCATTTAAAAATAAATTTCGCTGTTTTTCTAAAACCATAAGCCCTGCTACATCGGTCATTCCATACATTGATACCATCGCTTTGATAATATCAGTAGCACGCTCAAGGTCATTACTAGCACCTGTGCTAATCTCTTTGATAAATACCTGCTCAGCGGCTCTACCACCTAAAAGGACATCAACTTTAGCGATAAGCTCATGTTTTTGCATTAAAAATTTATTCTCTTCTGGAGCGTTTAGAGTATAGCCCAATGCTGCTATACCTCTTGGGATTACGGAGACTTTAGTAACCTTATCAGCACCCTTTGTAGTCTCAGCTATAAGGGCGTGTCCGCACTCATGATATGTGACTATCTTTTTCTCTTTTGGGTTTATGCGGCGAGATTTTTTCTCAAGTCCCGCTATTGCTCTTTCTACTGCTTCTACTAGATCTTGTTGATCAATTTTGGTTTTATTAGAGCGACCGGCTAAAAGAGCGGCTTCATTAATAATGTTAGCCAAATCCGCCCCAGCAAGACCAGCGGTTAAGCGACCTATCTCATCCATATTTACATCATTTGAGAGTTTAACCTCTTTACTATGTACCTTTAAGATATCAACACGCCCCTTAAAATCAGGTTTATCGACCAAAACTTGGCGGTCAAATCTACCCGGTCTTAAAAGAGCCGCATCCAAAACTTCTGGGCGGTTTGTCGCTGCTAGGACAATTACTGGACTCTTATCGCTATCAAAGCCATCCATTTCTGCTAAAAGTTGATTTAATGTCTGTTCTCTCTCGTCATTGCCACCCATCATAGAACCTGCGGCTCTGCTTTTACCTATAGCATCGATCTCATCTATAAATACAATAGCTGGGGCCTCTTTTTTAGCATTTTCGAATAGATCTCTCACCCTACTAGCACCAACACCTACAAACATCTCTATAAAACTAGATCCCGAAACAGAGAAAAACGGCACTTCAGCTTCGCCAGCAACAGCCTTAGCAAGCAACGTTTTACCTGTTCCTGGAGGGCCTACTAGTAATACCCCTTTTGGAATT is part of the Campylobacter lanienae NCTC 13004 genome and harbors:
- a CDS encoding 2-isopropylmalate synthase, with protein sequence MDKNKIIVFDTTLRDGEQSPGASMNTEEKIQIALQLERLGVDVMEAGFAAASPGDFDAINQIAKQVNSIKVASLARALERDIKAAADAIAPAKNKRIHTFIATSPIHMEHKLKMKPDEVIKRAIEAVQYAKTLVDDVEFSCEDAGRSDISFLKEICDAVVSAGARTLNLPDTVGFRLPYEIADMVRVMSEYMGDRAIISVHNHNDLGLAVANTLASIKAGARQVECTINGLGERAGNAALEEIVMTLKTRSDEFDGLYTDIVTKEIYPTSRLVATITGIEPQPNKAIVGKNAFAHESGIHQDGMLKCAQTYEIIKAEDIGAKKNALVLGKHSGRHAFKDKLINLGFDLNDEEINEAFNNFKLLCDKKKEIFDDDIRALVSSEIIKIPEIYTIEKLSANTCNLGHSNAAISIKFNDEIISEAALGNGTADAIFKVIDRISKVAGELKDYKVSAVSQGKDALAKVTVKVAFGSDEPPFIGHGLDIDTMMASAKAYVSALNSYLSMKK
- the pssA gene encoding CDP-diacylglycerol--serine O-phosphatidyltransferase; protein product: MNNNKLIYILPNLFTAGSAFTGIISILASSNGEFGKAIFYLVVSLVLDGLDGRVARLTKTTSKFGVEFDSLADLVAFGVAPAMLFYFSIGSEFGRFGSLITAMFVVFGAIRLARFNVTTNENEPNMFIGLPIPTAAIVAGFWIGIYNKYEFIKGYEWVFLVLMGLLSILMVSNVRYPSFKKVDFGRSKYIKALVILVIIFSLLYLYPLESATALISVYTIYGIIRAIWARFFAKNIKIKEQKW
- a CDS encoding phosphatidylserine decarboxylase, with translation MFLISLWIYKNPEKLPQSEDPKAILSPIDGIVEDIKKSNYNGRAYTQILIRNRIFDSGVLRSICDMDISVIKRRNGLNIHSSDPNLNLLSNRATIISKNQDFIIRISTSALTSKIYLENLKYVKSGRRIGFLKDGKVAILMPLNTRIAFSKGDKIKACSVIGYIDE
- the ftsH gene encoding ATP-dependent zinc metalloprotease FtsH; translation: MENKNQSNGNNGNFFNKNPILVFAIFAVIMVLIFRSMSPDDMGISGGNSKNISYSELKSLIKSKQINEVVIGQTTIKASGNSQTYVVKKVANDQTLVPLLEENNISYGAYNESNWLSDMIFSWVIPVFIFFAIWMFLASRMQKNMGSGILGMGSSKKLINSEKPKVKFDDVAGVEEAKDEVKEIVDFLKNPERYIRLGAKIPKGVLLVGPPGTGKTLLAKAVAGEAEVPFFSVSGSSFIEMFVGVGASRVRDLFENAKKEAPAIVFIDEIDAIGKSRAAGSMMGGNDEREQTLNQLLAEMDGFDSDKSPVIVLAATNRPEVLDAALLRPGRFDRQVLVDKPDFKGRVDILKVHSKEVKLSNDVNMDEIGRLTAGLAGADLANIINEAALLAGRSNKTKIDQQDLVEAVERAIAGLEKKSRRINPKEKKIVTYHECGHALIAETTKGADKVTKVSVIPRGIAALGYTLNAPEENKFLMQKHELIAKVDVLLGGRAAEQVFIKEISTGASNDLERATDIIKAMVSMYGMTDVAGLMVLEKQRNLFLNGGQSLKDYSDDMAQKLDEFVKNFLNERYNAVVNTLELYRGAIEKMVESLYEEETIEGSKVRAIIKEFEEANGLPTRLVDIEDDNSDIAKAKEN